The sequence TAAAATTTAATCTGTATTTTTTTGTTGAATAACTTCGAAAAAGGACGTGGAAGCGGGGTTTTTCTTTTGGGGGTGGGGGAGGGATCTTCTACTGCTTTTTTAGATAGATTCAACCTTCACAAAGGATAAGCTAAAGAGGCTAgtcattttttctttcctttttccggATAAAACAAGAAGCTAGTCACCTTTTAACCATTAACAATCTTAATTATGAGAAATTTTGACAGAGAAGTTGATAATGATTGGGTGTGTAGATGGAAGACTGCCAAATCCCTTGACATGGATTTCTTTAAAATGGGACAACATTTACTTGTTAAATGTGGAGGTGCGGTAGCAAGAATACGACAAAATTTCAAGCCTTTGTATGGATAGCTGATGCTGGGTAGGATCCTGACCAGTGACAACTCTGCCAGGAAGCGAACATAAAGATGCACCCTCTATTTTTCTGAATATAAAACAGTTGACTGCTAGATGTTTCATTAAAGTTTTACTCAGCACATCTAAATGTGCCTTCATTGTGaaactaaaatatatataagaGTAGATAGAAATGTAAAAGGGAAAATCCTTGCATGTAATGATAAAATAGGGAGACTAGAAAGAGAGGAGTAGATGATTTCTGGAAAAAGGAATTAGAGGTCAAAAATTATATACAAAGGAAAACCAGAGTCTTTATCTATCTGCAATGAAGTCTTCCATTTTCTACAGATAGAGTTATGCAAAACTTTTCGGTGTTTGTGCATGTGTCTATGCATGGTATTGTTGCAGTTTGCTTCCTCGACTAACCGCATAACCTGTTCAGAGAGAGTTCCATCGGATTTTGATTTTTAACTTTTGCTCATTCTAGATTTCTGTTATGAAAACGATAGAAGCACCCTCAAACTTCCAATCCTGTTGCATTTTATCTGATATTCCTAATATCTACAAAATTGCAACGAAACCCTGCCAAGATTTCCCAAAATAGTAGTTGCCTGAAGTAATAATGGCGAACAGGTAATGGATGATCATAGAGACAATAAATCCAAGAGGAACTATGTAAGAGATACTCACTACATTTGAGACAGTGTTTATTTCTTCATCCTTGCAGGTTTCCTCCATTGATGCAGCGAAGCCTGAAAAAGGAAAAGGTATTACTAGCCCAAGCGAAAAGAAGTTCCAGCCAATCATCTTCTTGCAAATATTAGAGCATGTAACACAAAGAAATGACCTCTTCTATGGTGTCTTCCAGTCATTTATCAAGGGAAAGAAATTCGAGTATGAAGAACTGAGAAAACAGAATTtataaagaaagaaacaaaaaaagaagtcaGCGTCAGCAAGCATTCAAATCATTCTGAGAACGAAATAATCCCCAGTCTATGGGCATAAAACAAACAAAAGGAGTTACAGGAAAAATCAAATCATGAATGCCATCAACCGTACGTAAGCTGAACCAACGAGGAACGCAAAACCCAGTTCAAGAAGGATCGAAATACCAAACCTAAGCAGGGTTGAGAGCGAAAGGGAGCAATTGAAAGGGCGACAGAAAAAGGTCATTGACAACAAGTGTGATAACATTTTGgttttggctttttttttcttagaagAAGTTGGCACAAGAGACTTCAAGTAACGAACCATTAAGAAGAGAAGCTCCGTTGCCTCGTAGAAAGGTTCAAGTCCGAGGCCAAGAAGGAGAGCaggagaggaagaaaataaaaagaggaCATCGTTATCTTATCCAGTTGCCATCATGGGAATTGTAGGCCCCGAAACTCTCTAGACAAGATGGGAGGGAATTTTTTTGTCTACATGCTTCACAAGAAATGCTTCGAGACCCAATTGTGATACCAAAAACTCGTTATACTGACGTGTCGCCAGACTATTTGGTGCCTAATACCACTATCCATGAATGGAATTGAGCCACCTCTCGCATACAATGCCACTCTCATCGCCAAACGTCGAGGTCCACATCGCATCTCAACAACGCGATCCCATTTGGTACCAGAATTGGGCCCCatagctttatttttcttttcatcgcTCCGCCCTTCGACATTGCGAAATGAGCCTTTCGGATCAGAAGCATGAAAGGCGACTTTTTCAGGAACGGAATTCTGACCTTTCTGTTGTCCGGAAGTGGATGGAGTCTAAGCGGTCGCCAGTTTTCTGGGAGTGCTTCAGACGCAAAATTTTCTTTAAATGAATTGGTTGATGGTCGCGTAAGCTACATACTAGAAGATTTTGTTTGAATTTATAATGTTTTTCGCACAGAGCTCGTTTGATTCATGAGAAATTTTTTGCCTCGTTGAAATGCATTTTCTAGAAAATTGAATGGGTGTTTTATTTTCCTTGTTTAGTCTAAAGACTTCTTGTACCCCAAAAAAGAAATCTTGAATTGGGATGGCAGCGCAATCAAATAGAATCAAGAACTATTCTTGATTTTTTAACCGCGTTTCAGAGAAACAACCATTCTATAACTTCTGAAGAAATTTTATTAAGAAATCAAAAGTCCACGAGGACCAGGACCACCAGATCGAACGCCGGAGGGAATAATGGACGAAAAGGAGAGaataagggagaagagaagcgaGGGGTCACCCCAAATTAAGCGTGTAGATGATCGGTTAGTATCAACTGGTGAACAAGTACAATCACCGTTAATTTATGTTTCGACGGCTAAAACatattctttattattttattattttctactTGGGTAAAAAATTTTAGGTATCGAATCAGCGCTCCCTGAAAAACCTCGAGCCTCTCCTAGCTTTCTGCCGCCCTGTCGCCGGGGCGTGTTTCCTTGGCCGCCGTCCCCGAGCTGAAGTTCGAGCTCAAGAAACCCAAGCATCTCTTCCTTCGGAGCTTCATACAGCAGATGAGCGCAGGTAGGTCTTTGTATTTTTTGTTTTCCCCTTGTGAAACTGTTATTTAGAATTCGTTCGACATTTAATTTCTGTTTGCCTCTATCTAGGAAACAATTCAATTCTCTGAAGAaagggggaaaagaaagaagaagaaaatctaGAAAATTTTTACAATTTTGTGATTGTTAGAGCTTGAGATTGAGGTTCTTAAACTGTAAATTAGGTTATATTAAAGGTTTGCATCTCATTCTTGTGAAAGAAATTCCATTTGCTGGTGCTTAGAAACACTTCCTTCCCGTTTCCATCgagtaattttcttttttgcttcaCGTAATATAATTTGGTTTCATTTCTGAGAACTTTGATATAGTTTGCTCTACAGCCCTAGCATTGGATTATTGGGCTGCAGTTTCGGATGCCCTTTACTTCTAGAATTTTTTGATCAGTTATTTAGGTAGTGAACTTGATGAGCGCTGTATTGATACATTTGCAGAAGAAATGACACGAGGGAAATAAGTTTATCGCAACCATGCCTTGTACTAGTGTTTCTGGGGGTCTGGATATGGCGATACGCCATATGCGGCCATTATTCTATATGAAAATTTCTCATATTCTTTGATCTTTTGATCTTATCTACTTTGGTTACTTCCTCCCGAGTTGAGGCTGGTACACCAGTAGTGCTAAAAGAGTTTGTGAGATCTAGATTACTTAACTAATGGTGCCTTATATGGACCCAGATACAATTATTTACATGAGTTTGAACAGTCTGTATGTCACCATTGGTCCATTAGTTGGATTGCGGACTCTATGCTTTAGCAAGGATTTATGTCCACAATATTGATAGGAGTCATGCACCAGTCACAACCGATCTTCTTAATTTAGATTTTGAATTGTTTTCTATTGAGCGTGTAATAAATTAGATTCTACAGAAGTATAATATGGGAAGAGGGTGCTGTGctgtttcttttttaatttttgaaacgaTTTTTGACAGGTGGGGCATTTGGTGGAAATAGAGGAGTAAAACCTGTACCCCCAGAAAAAGGTGTATTTCCTCTAGATCACTTGCATGAGTGTGACCAGGTAGTACAAATgtatcctttctttctttctttttaatacTTTAATTTAACACCTGAGTTTTTATGGGGATGATGTTCTCATCTTTCTTGTTAGTAAAAGGTAGATTGAATGTTACTCTTCTACAAGAGAACTAAATTTACACTTTCACATTGTTGCATAGGAGAAGAAAGAATATATTGCCTGCCTCAAATCATCAGGCCACAAGTCAGAAAAATGTAGACGCTTCTCAAAGAAATACTTGGAATGCCGTATGGAAAGGTCTGCTTGCTGACCCTTGATTTATTTCTCTTAAATTGCATGGTCAATCTGCACATGCTAAGTTTTCCAGGATGGTAATTCTAGGGGGAAAAAAGAAACCCGAAGATAGAGTTGGTCTTCCATGAGCACTTACAGGAGTAACCATGGTAAATTGGTCTGTGATATCAAAGGCTGTCTTAAAAAATATGCAAAATTagacctttccttttcttctctcaatccttttttttaaaaaaaaaaaagagctgtaGCATTGCTGAATATAAACTTGTTCTACCTATCTTAACATTTTATCATCAAATCTAAGCTTCTTAAGAATAAATTCAGGTCAGCACTGGTCCTATTTTGTTGTTGAGAAGAAGCAATATGAACAAGAGCATCCGTGTCATTACTAGTTTATCTTCCAAAATAGTTTGATATTAGGCTTGCATTCTACTAACCAGGAATTTAAGTTCCAGCACGAAACTGGTGCTGATATAGTGAGTGCCGGCATGGTATTCCGGTGCAGTATCTGGTGTTGATTTAGGGGCTGTACTGAGTACTGCTTCCCTACTGGCTCCCTCTAGGGACTGGTAGCCTAGTACTTAAAACCATGCTACTAAAGTTACTAGGTCAAAGCTCCTCCCTGGGCTATCAACAAATTGATGCAGATGCAGTCATCTCATAGAATGCTGCATTTTGTATGATCATGTTTTTACCATATTAGAAAACCAAATTGAACTTTCCTTTGTGGAATCACCATACTCATCCTCTGCTTCTCATGAGTCCTGAAGCTATTAACCATGTTAATGCACATAAAACATAATCTCTAACTTTTGTTTtaactatttatttattttcagtgGTTAGGTGTGATTCAATCCCTAGGTTAAACAACAAAAtcagaagggttaaaatgtttgTTACATTGCTTGCTCGAACTATCTCCAATCTCATTTAATGCCTCTAATAACCAAATGCAGTTTTCTGATATGAAGGGTCCTTTTACTTTGCCGCATACTGCAGTTCCTGTATCTGTTAGTAGCTTCTAATGCTGCAAGGATTGATGCACATTTATTTATTTCACGTATGCATTTGAATTCTGGGGAAGTTTTGAACCCCCAACTCATTTCTGCTCATTGGAATATTGGCAGTCATAGAAATTTTTTTCTGTTCATGATACCACCATAATCAGTATAATTTTAATTTAGatgtctccttttttttcagaaaCTTGATGGCAAAACAGGAAATGTCCGAGCTCGGATTTGGTAAGGAATTTGAACCAGATTcttctgaagagaggaatgtaAAAATTGACAATCAACCCAGTTCCTTATCTGGGGAAAAGACAACAATTGCTTAAAGTTGCATCCTTACTACTGATTGAGTCTTTGCTTCAAAGGTTGCAGTACTTAGAAATGTtcaaaaatgataataatatgTATACAGAGATTATTGCCAAGGTTCTGCTACTTGTACTGAATCTTGGAGGGTTATAATGCCTGATTATGTCTCACATTTTGGAATTCATGcttttaaattatatttatagtgtGATTTCATGACCAAAGTATATGCGATAAATTACGAAAAGGCATGCACATGCAAAAAAGTTTGAAACAGAACGTGTAAATGGGCACAGCAGAATGCTCGGTCATCTTATCAAATCCTCTGTTCTGCATTAGCCTTCGATGATCTCTAACGTGCCTGTATCGCAAAATTTATTTATGTATCATGAAACAGTGATTAGTGCTGGTGTAAATAGATCCTTAATTCTTCTTCTTTAACTCTTAGCCTGCTATCCTAGCAGCTTAGCTGTTCTGTGCTTCAAATAAGAGAAATCTCAGCAGAAGTTCCAAGTACATTTTCAGATGCAACTTGTTTAAGATTAAGGGAGGTTAATTTCCATAAGGGTCATGTTCAGGTATTGATGTTGTCATGTGAAAAGATGAGCCTGTCAAGCTTTCTTATTATCCTAAGAAAAATTCCTTTTTGGATGTAAACCGCACTGCCCGTGCAGAAGCGGGCCGGACAATATCCGTCTAGAATTATTTTTATATCCGAATCTATTTAGATATAGATAGAAATTTGAACATTCGACTAATATTTATATGCATATTTGTTaagaaaaaatagatataaatatagataggTAACTACTCAATCTGTTTCGGAATATTCGAGTACATTTGTAACCTTGTTTAGTTTTACATAGCATTCATAaactattaataaaaatatgtaACCATATTGGCATGTTATTAAGTTAATTTGTCATCTacttagtaatatttttgattttgtagtcataaaatttaattatctagtttatttcgtatttatatccatactttcaatatctgatttgtatccatattcatCGAATGTGAATATGAATTTTTGTATCCAACTAATATTCACATTCGTATCTATATTcgtcaaacaaaataaatatgaatatggatGTACTGGTATTCGATCCAGTTTCAGCTCTAATTATGTCTATTTTTTACTAGTAGCATTGAAAAGCTTTGTTTGATCTAGCATAACTGGTGGTCAAAATCTTTAATCAATCTTGTGGGTCTGTTCACCATCATATGACCTCCagccttaaattcttgaagcaaATAAGCTTGCATGCGGTTATCCTACAGTAGGTCATATCCTTGCAAATGCTTCTTGGAAATGACCAGTATCCTCTTTTTCTATCACACCTAGGCCTCATGCTGGAAGAAATACTCGACTTGAACTTGGAATCTCTCCCATTTGGAGGACAGCTCTAACAACCTACTGCTATCAAATATAGTATTTTTAATGTTTTGCCTCCAGTTTCTTACATAAAAACACTACAAGATTTTTTGTGTTACACTGGATTGCTTTACTCAACCTCGTTCttaatatcagtatcatcatcatcataataTCTAATGTCAACTTCAAACATGAGTTTCACTCCTTGCTATGTCATGGACAGCAATGTCGGAGTCTTATAGGAAATAAATTCCTACTTTAGAATACCTCTCTTTGTGTGTGGGAATTCACAACTGTTATTTGTATGGCTCCATCTTGTAATAACTTATAAGCAATTTCATCATGTGGTCGTGCTCTTCCTCTGAAGAGAGAAAAATATGAGAATTCTACCTCCAAATCTGAGATACACTTCTCATGAATCTCACCCATGTTGAGCGTAAAAATTATCTACAGTGCACATAACTGCAATCTATGATCATGTTATTTAAGCTCAGTGATCTAAAAGTAATTTATGGCACAAGGAATAAGTATAGAGGATATTGGTTTGCTGTTGAATCATTTGCATGCTTGAAACATTTTCTCATTCTCCAAGAACTTAGAGTTTGCAAGTAATTTGCATCTCTACATCCTTAATATTATTCTACAGAGTTGattaatctaaaaataatttaaacaaaGTAGAcagactaaaaaaaaaaaaaaaattattttatcttaGATATTGTGCAGCCTCTATATGTGCATTATAACGTGATTATGTAAAGTCAATAGAGGATTTAGAAGTAATTTTATCTTGCAATCCCTATAGATATtaacaaaaaattttaaaaaactatataatgattaaaaaataatttattttttgtacGTTCAAGTTTGAATCCTGACTCTCTAGGGCTAACTTTTAAGAAAGGACTGTCAATTACCTGCAATTAACGGCTGCTGGCAAAAAGGGAGCGCGGGCTAGCTTTGTATTTGCATATAAAAACTGCAACTTTAGCTGTACTGTACTTTATAAGCAATATATTTTctgaaatcaaatgatttttaGCTACATGGTCTTATTTTCTAGTGCAAGTTACAAAAGCTCTTCTTAGATTTACTTTTATTATACTTGCGAAAAATCAAAATTGCTCTTAAGAGGAGGATATCCATATTTTTCTATATTCTTAGATGACCATTGTATCATTTaagattattttgatatttttatagttttttaaaataatatttagcTTTAATGATTTGATTAACGTTTCATTAAGTTAGTGTTAGATAAAAATAAGTCTTATGGACCGTTTGAAAAATTCAgcaaaattagattaaattttcttAAGAAATTAGACTTTTTAGTCTGCtcagctttttttttataataaaaaacttATTCTAGTTTTggcttaaattttatttatgggCGTCTTAAACTGtaggataaaaaaaaagattatagaattttttttttctcttacagtttttgggctgaagagggattagattgatattctTTCAAATTAATAGATATGCAAGTCTAATTTATCTTTAATTTCAGAAATCTTTTTATAATTTTCATGCGGATTATTTACAACTACACTAGGGACTCATAAGTAATTTAAGGACAACGGATCACTCGCCCATTCTTTTCCCAACAACGCCGGCCGGCACAACCCCCGCCCCCAAGAATCTCCGATGGCACTCAAATTCGccgcccccctccccctcttcccgccAAATCCGGCGGTCCCTTCTCGCCGCCCCGCCCCCTCCACCGAGGTACGCTTCTCCCGCTGGAACAACGCCAACGCCGAGCCTtttctccgccgccgccgcgccCAGCAAGAGATCGAGGACGacctccgccgcctccgccgctaCCGCTCCGCCCTCAAGATCGCCGAGGATGCGACCGCCGCCGACCCGTCTTCTTCCGCCGCCGCTGACGCCCTGCCCCCCTCCCCCGTCGGTTTCCGGTCCCACGGTACcccttcctccccctcctccccgTCCATCCCGGGCAAAGCCTCCAAATACTCCAAGCCCCCCCTAAACCCTATAAGCCCTAGCTCTCCTTCGTCCCACCCCGCCTTCCGCCGGATCGCTAGGGTTTCCCGGCCGGCTCCGGTTCCGCCGGACAGGGAGACTGCGATTTCGGTCGGGGAGAAGGGACTTGCGTATAGGATCGAGGGGGCGCCCTTTGAGTTCCAGTATAGTTACACGGAGACGCCAAAGGTGAAACCTTTGGCACTAAGGGAGCCTCCATTTCTGCCATTCGGGCCGAGCACGATGCCCAGGCCGTGGACGGGGCGGGCACCGCTTCCGCCGAGCAAGAAGAAGCTGCCGGAGTTCGACTCGTTCAAGCTCCCGCCGCCAGAGAAGAAGGGTGTAAAGCCGGTGCAGTCGCCAGGGCCTTTCCTGGCTGGGTCGGGGCCCACTTACCATGCGGTGTCGAGGGAGGAGATTTTGGGAGAGCCGCTGGCTGAGGAGGAGATCAAGGAATTGGTCAAGGGCTGCATGAAGACCAAGAGACAATTGAACATCGGTTCGTTTTGATGCTTATATTTCTTCTTTCCTGAAAGTTTTTTGTTTAAACGATTTTCGGAAAACTTTCTTGTGTTTATTGGATCGGTTCTTTTGCTGCCAATGAAGTATCCACCGTAgcaacctttctttttctttttaaaaagaaaactttttgtTCACTTATACGAGTCCGCTATGGTTAATTAGTGGAACTTGATGGCTTTTGAGTGGTAGGTGTCATATGTGGAGGGCAGTTACAATGCatgatcaattttttttctctatgaTTCAATATACTGGTCTTTTGGTTTTCTTCAATTTTGAACTTGGTAGATATTATGGTTGAAATCAAGGCAGCACGTAATGGAATTTTAACCATCAGATGAGGTTTCCAATTGCaagctatatttattttattgaaaaaagAAAGCTGTATTTATATGTCTAACCATGAACTTCACCGTTAATATTTGAGAAACAACTCATTTACTAGTGGTTTTCTATATGAATCCCAGTGTTTTAAAGAATCAATCCTAGACTACTGGTTGGCCACTTAGTCCAGGCACAAGGCACTTTAGTTTTAGAATCCTAAGTCCTAGGCCTTTAGGTAGCATAGAGCCTCTGGAGGCTTCTTTCACTGGTATTGGAAAGTGGAAACCATGTTACTAATGTCCTAATATCATTGTTTACTGGATTCCTTGTTGATTGGAAATTTCATGCTTGAAGCATCCAAGATAGTCTATCATTTTGCAAATGAGgttatcaaaataaataaagaattaTTATATCTACAAATCTACTAAGAATTGCAACTTTTATTATAGGTGGGATCAAAGGAtctttcttattcttttctGATGAAGGACATCTTTTTTGGTATGATGTCGTTGCTGGATTGGATCATCAAGTCTTTTCTTTTAGAGACTATTTGGTTTTTAAATTTGACGCATTTATAAAATCACCATGACATGGATTGTAGGTTCATTATGACTTGATGATGGTGATGTTTTTTTGATACTCTTTGCATGGAGAATTGGTTTCATTGTTCGGCTGCCTTGTAGAGGTTTGGGGTTTGTTTGAGTTCAGTTCCTAGGGTTCTGTCCTATTATGAGGTAGTCCCCCATGCCATCAATTTGTTATTTGGGCATTAGAACCATGTTGGTAGTGAGATTTAATGGGTGGCATTTTTTTTCATGTGGAACACATTTTAAAGTAGTATTGGGAACAGGAGTGGTAGAGTTGGTAAGAACATATTGAGGGAAGGGTTTAACACTATGACATAGAGATTCGTGCTCTCAAGTTCTAAAAATCTAATGTAACTAGACTAGGGCAATGTATCTGCTGTGGAATCTTTTTAGAATCGTGAACCCACTCCAGCTTACCAAGTGCTTCCATATGAGAAGTGTTTTTAAAGTATCTACTTTCTTGCCTGCATTTGGACCCACTCCACTTGCATAAGCACCCGCTCCCGACTTTGGCAGCTAAGGTATTATGATGCTCTTTTGATTGATTATATTCTCCTTTTCTGATAAAATCTAAAGTAAGCTGCAAGAAACATCGGCTATATCATTTAATGCCTTAAATATCTGAAGGAAGACTTATGGGGTGAGAAATAAATTATGCAGGAAATAAATGAGCCTGGGTAAGAGTGTTCGGTTagaaatgaaacattttattacTAAATTCAGTTAAGCAATATTCTGTTGTATTTATGTTACAATACCAACAATAAACTGTTCTAATACtcggacaaaattcaaaaagagaattttttttatcttcatATATCAGGATACTATGTAATGAATTACACTTCTGCAAACTCATACAAAAG is a genomic window of Phoenix dactylifera cultivar Barhee BC4 chromosome 4, palm_55x_up_171113_PBpolish2nd_filt_p, whole genome shotgun sequence containing:
- the LOC103715575 gene encoding cytochrome c oxidase assembly protein COX19-like translates to MSAGGAFGGNRGVKPVPPEKGVFPLDHLHECDQEKKEYIACLKSSGHKSEKCRRFSKKYLECRMERNLMAKQEMSELGFGKEFEPDSSEERNVKIDNQPSSLSGEKTTIA